The following nucleotide sequence is from Excalfactoria chinensis isolate bCotChi1 chromosome 12, bCotChi1.hap2, whole genome shotgun sequence.
ccgcgggcggggcgggggcgggcgCGGGCCCCGGGAGCTGTCCGCCGCCGCCCGGTGCTGAAGGCGGTTtggaggcggcggggccggcggcggcggcgggcggcggcggggccgcggcggcggAGGGCGGGTGCCCGTCGGCGCCGCCGCCCTCCAGGCTGGCCTCGTTGCCCATGGCGGGCCGGGCGGGACCGCTCCTCAGCGCAGCGCCGCCTCCGCCGCCATCAGCCCCGCGCCGCCGTCGCCGCCGGCCCCGTCGTCCCCGCGCATGCGCCGCCGGCCCTCCGCGCGCGCGCGCGCGCCCGAGTCGCCGAGCGCGGGCACGCGCGGCCAATGGGCGGCCGCCCCGACGGGAGGCGGCGGGCGCGCGGGGCGCGGCCGAGGGCGGAGGGGGAAAGCCACGCCCCCCCCGGGCCGGGCCGCCAATCGGCGTCGCGTATCGCCCCGCGGCCGCCAGGCGGAGCGCTGCGCCCCGCCGCTTCGAGGCCGGACGGACCGACGGGCGGCTGCCCGGCCGTGACGTCACGCCTCGGCAGCCAACGAGCGCCCGGCGTCGCATGAGGTTACACCCGACGGCCAATGAGCGCGCGGCCCCCCCGTGACGTCACGGATCGCCGCGGGATGTCACGCGGCGCGCTCGGAGTCACGCGCAGCTCCGGGACGCGGCGCTCGGCCAATCAGAGCTGCGCACGTATGACGTCACGGCCGCAGCCCGACGCACCGTGACGTCACGGGGCTACCCCCCCCCGGGCTGCTGCCGCCCCGCGCTCCTCGTTAGCCGCCCGCTGGTCGGTTCCCGCAccgcccccagccctgcagcacagccggGGCTGCTCCGGGACGGCACTGAGGCCGCTCAGCACCAATGCGCAGCGCTTCGTttatttcctctacacagtctgCAGGCAGCCCGGGCCCGCAGCAGCTGGGGATGGGAACGACCCCCCCAGGGCTGCAGTGACGGGCAGCAGGGCCACAGCCACGGGGCAAGAGGAGCTCCAGCACCCAGAGGGggccacagcagcacccagagcctCAGGCTGGCtgtgaaagaacaaaatgcctacagtcacattaaaaaaataggaGTTCACACGAAAATCACAAACACAGGCCAGGAAAAGAGAGGTCAGAGCATCAAGTGCTGCCCCTCCCGCAGCAGGGCAGGGGGGCTCACCATCACCAACCGCTGTCCAAGCCCACGCTCCACATCCCAACCCACGGCACAGCAGGACACCCCAGtctggcacagctgtgctgcagcattgccCCGGGTGCAGCAAGGAGATCTTGGTGCtatttccagcactgctccaggtcccttctcctccccacttgtgctcccagctgctgcccccTGGGCTGAAGATAGACAACCAGATCtcatcctgcagctgcagctcatggCTGTGTCCCAGAAGTGCAGCTCCACCTGCAGagtccaacagcagcagcaactaCAGAGCTCCGAGCAGGATGGCAGATGAGAAATCCCCATTTAAATTCCAGCGTGGAAATAAGAGAGGAGGGCTgaaatgaggcatgaagctgTCCATGCACTAGGCAGAGGGCTGGGCTCCTGCTGGCTCGCTGCAGGGCCAGGCTCTGTGCAAGCAcactcagccctgctgctcccagaagCACGGcacttcactgcaggaaagcatccaggctggcccggctgctgctgcaggcacgtccaggggcagcagctgaTGCAGGCCTAGAGACGTTCCTCTTGCTCTTCACTGGTATGGGACGGAGCTCTGTAGGGCTTATCTGAAGGTTGGGCCGTCAAGGGAAGCACACACATCAAAGCTCTGGGGATATAAGCAGCACAGGACCTGCTCCAGAGCAACAGACCTGGGACCTAGCCATGTACTCGCACCCTGAGGCATTTGGGTAATGCCCTCTATAACAGGCTATAACTTGTGCTTTGTCTCAAAGAGGTCTGGCTGTTGGACAATATCTCTGCAGGCTCCTTCCAAGGGAATTAAACTACTCTAGGAAAATCTCCTTGCAGGTCAGGCTGGGCTCTGCCCCTGCCCATAGAAGCAAAGCTCAGGCACACTCCTGTCCCACGCTTTCCACTTCCATGCTATGCCCAAGTGCGCAAAGCAATGCCTAAGAACAACCAACAGAGCTTTAAGATCTACCCTGCATATCAGAGCTGGGACACTGGGCAGAGAAAGTGACAGTAGGCAGAACTTGCAGCCTCCCAGGGCATGGAGACGCTCCAGGGGCAGAGCTCTTAGAGTAAGGAGTTCTCCTGCCTGTGATGGCATCATACGAATCTtcagagacaaaataaatattaatgttcTTAGTAAGCGCAGGTCTTTGATGCCTTTTTGCTGTCTCTGCTGAGCTCAGGCTTGTTCAGAATCGGATGTAGGGCGACACGATGGTGACTCTCTGAAGGTCCCAGCCCCAGTTTGGGAAGCTCTGCCCCAGGCTACCAAGCTGGATGAGACAGGAGCAACACAGGAGGTGCCCCACAGCATCACTACTGCCACACGAACCACAGGAAAGGATACAGGCTGTATGAACTTGGTTCTGCCTCCCAGGCCGTCGTAGCCCATCCTCACCTAGGAGAGACAAACAAATGTgaacagagcagcaaagagcCTTGGCTACTTCTCCTTGTCTTGGTCAGCAGAGGAGAGCCTTGCAGGCCATGTGCTCTAGGGACAGGTTACAAGCACCTGGAAACACTCAGTCCTTGTATTAAGCCCTCGCCTTCAGAAAAAGGCGGGCCCAAGTGTATTAGTGAGGTCTGAGCAAGTTCTGAAGTAAGCCTTCAAGGTTGCAGCAAAGCTTAGGATTTTTGTCACTGGGACTGATACGTACAGGGAAAATGCCCAGCACTCCAAAGAGGTGGAACTGGATGCAGAAGGCCATTTAATCTGCTGCCAGGTAGGGAATGACCATCTGTCATCTCCGGAGCTCCGCAGGACTGGGAGGCAGCCAGGTCACACTCCAAGATTTACTCTCCCCACACCGAATATGGCAAGGTGAAAGCCTCATTGGCTTCCTCCTGTAGGTAACCTCAGGACAGAAGTGTGCAGTGCCAGCCCCTGACAAGCTCACCAACAGCACTACTCACCTTGCCCACATTCCTGTGGGGACCCAGCAAGCTACCCGACATGGGCTTCTTGGAGAAAACCGAGTTCCTGATGAATCCTGGCAGGAATCCTTTAATAGTCTTGTCCTCCAAATCATCTCCCCAGTTCTGTCCCGCAGTATAATGAGAAGAGCCCTTTAGGAAGCAAGATCTGCTGAATTTAGTCTGCAAACAGGCATTTCCTTAAGGTAGCAGGCAGTCCTGTACCACATCAGGTCAAAGAACAGTACCTCCAAATCTCCCTCTGGGGCTCATTTGGAGCCATGCCTGGGAGGCAGGACATTGCACACAGCATGCCTAGGGGGACAGCCCCCTTAGCTGACCCACAGCCCTTGCAGGCAGACCCTACACTGTGTGTTTGCCAAGCACATCTGATGCAGGATAATCTGCAAGCACCAAGTGCCCGCCCCCCTGCCCTCTCCTGCCCGATTCCAGGAGGCCTCTGAGGCAGCAATAGCGTTTCTAGGAGACAGTCAAGCAAAGCACTTTGAAGtatgcactgtgctgctgcagataGGCCAATCTACAGTTAGAGCATCTCCTGCATGGGAAAAATGGGGCCTTTATCTCAAGCTTATTAATAGCAGAATTGAAGAGGTGATACGGAAAACAAGATCAGTCCTTTTACCTCCACCGTTTCCTTTAGAGCTTTCTTTGCCAGATTTACCACAGGAGGCCTGTAAGAAGCACAAGGAGCCAGTCAGCAGAGATTCATTGTTTGACTGGAGCTGGCAAGGACAGACAAGGCGAAGCAAATGACGACAGAACTTGCACTGCGACATCAGGCAGCTGGAGAGCTATCTGATCTCACACAGCAACTACCAAAGCACAGAGACTTTCATCTCCTTTAGAAGCAGAAAGGACAAACTCACTGCTTTTtatccagcttctgcttttttgcaGCACTGAATGGAGATCTGCAGGGATGATTTTCGGGGGTGTCCACATCAAAAGTATCATCTAGGTTGATCTCATCACTGTGAGCTGGACGGTGGAGTTTTGGGTGCTGCAGTTCCACAGGAGCTGGGCTGCAAGGCCACACAAAGTGTCAGCCATTGAGAGGCTGCCACCCATCAGATAGAAGAGAGGGAGCTACAAGCTACATCGTTTAGTTAGCAGGACAGAAGTAGGACTAGGATCTGAACCCTGTTCTGCTTACAAGTTCCAGACATGCCATTCATCATATTTGGCCTGTATCTGAGGATACACCTCACTGACCTTTCAAAGACTAACCGGCTGAGTGTCTCTCTGGTTACAGATGGCACTTTCAGAGTGTCCTGCAGTATGTCTATCTTCTTCTTCAGACTctgaagggaagaggaaaggcagaCAGCGAGACAAGAAAAGATTTAGTAGCAGATCCTTCAGCCCTCTCCCATAACTGAGCACTGGCCAGAGCTCAGAGGTGGGGCAGATGAAAGCAGTAAGGTGGGCTAGATCCAAGCCaaacccagcacagctcctggcactgctgctgaagGCTGTGGCCAGCTGCCAGTTACTGCAGACCAAGGAATTATATTCTCACCAAGATCTCCTTGTCTGCGTTCTTCAGATCCTTCTGGGTGCTCTTTAACTCCTCCTTTGTCTTCTCCAACTCTGaaactgttttctgcagctgcagaataAATAACATCAAACAGCAGATTACTGGTTACAACACACAGGTAAAGGAGACTGTGGATCCCCATGGGAACAATGTGCTCCATGGCACACACTATTTTCCCCTGTTTTCAGGCTCATTTTCCCATGGCAGTCTCTCCAAACCAGAGCAACCCGATTGCTGCTCATTTCCTCAAGCTGCCTGCAGAGGGATCTCCAGGTCTGCTTGCCCAGCTTACATCCAcccacagcagcatctctgcctGACAGAAACAGCTTTTCCACGTTTTAACACTTGGTGGCTCCATTCTGAATTCCTACAGGACTTAGCACACACCACATCGCAGCATTACAAACCACAGGCCGGACGCTGGCTGTGCATCAGCAGCGCTGGCACACAGACAAGCCTGATTCAACAGGAGAGCATGCCAGGAGCCGGAGGTTGAGAGGTGGCCTGGCACCACAACAAGGGCTTGGAGTGGGGTCAGGAGCCTGGGCCAGCCCACAGAGAGGCAGCAGAGTCAGCTCTCCGTCAgccaaacccagagcacactGACTCGCATCCTTCCGACCCAAGCCAGCGATTGCAATTTGGCACAGACTCGGCCACAAACAGGTCAGCTCCAGCAGCAACGTTTCTTGTAGGGAGTTAACTCACTTCAGAAGCAGCTTGGTATTCCAAGAACCTCCTCCTCTGTTTGAGGGGACCACAACAGCTATGGCTGGGTAACAGAAATAGGCCGAATCCACCCACTGTCTCTCACTTTGTGAGCCTGGACTCTGGCACACCCTGAGGAACACCTGCGCCTTGGAGAGCAAGGCTACACAGACATTTATCATGGCAACTTGCTATCAAAACAGTAATTCCCAGCCTAGGCCAACAGAGCCCAGCCAGGCTGGAGCAGGGGCAGCACAACAATAGGGGTCtatctgcagctctgtgccaagCCAGGGCTAAGCCCTGCTCAGCTGGTGCTGGCTCACACCTCATTTCCACCCCTCCCAGGGCCCTGACTCTGCAGCAGGAGTGGCTGCTGGCTGAACAAGCTCATGCTCAGCCTGGCAGGATGAAGGCAGCATTGCTTCTGGAGCCCAGTGAATGTAGCATGTACCTGCACgctgctgtgcttcagcccaGGCTGGCCCTGCACATGCTGCCCCAACAATGTCCTCAGAATCCACAGTGCTAATAACAGCCCATGAGCTACACAAAGCATCACACCCTGACCCAGAAACCCCAGCCTGACACTTCCATGCCAGCTGTACTGCTCAAGGAAAGCTCACTGTGGGTGGGGGTCACGGCACAGGGCTGCAAGCACGGTTGCTGAGAGGGATCTACAGACCAGATGTCACCCTTATGTCTCCCATGCTCTCCTTTTACCTTACTGTTGACAGAGAATAGCtccttcttctgcttctctgtcatCTCACTTGAGATCTTCCGAGCCTCCTTCAAGTTCTCATATTCCCTGAAAAGAGAGCAGAAGAATCACGCTGCCTTTAAAGAGGATTGAGCTAGAATTTATTAGAGGTCTTCAATATGAAGTTCTGCAACTGCAGAACCGTCAAAGAAAACCCAGGACACACAAAATCCTTAAGGGAACTGAGCCGAGTTCCAAAACAAACCAGTGGTGTACCAAACAGCAGCACACGGGGCCGAGAAAACCAGTTGCAAAGGATGCCATGCCTGGGAGCAGGGCATGCACAGGATTcaccagcaaaaagaaaaccgGATTCAGAAATATTACAGTCGCCAGCGGAAGAGATGGACAAAAAACAGAGCAGCCTCTGTGCTTGCAGCAAATAGAGAACTCCGCTTTAAATGACTTTACAGAGGCTTCATACTATTGGCCATGCACATTGTTCCCAATTACACCACAGGGACACTTGCCTCATTATAGCTTTGTATCAAAGCTGCAATTATTCAGCAGCCATCAG
It contains:
- the TRAIP gene encoding E3 ubiquitin-protein ligase TRAIP isoform X1, with protein sequence MPIRAHCTICSDFFDNARDVAAVPCGHTFHRECLLQWFDTAPSRTCPQCRIQVSKRHIISKLFFDVALEEQTTLDAESLQNELDKVKAQLSMKEKEKRECQAIVDGLRDTLDVRNATIESLQKVLGETEMLCSSLKKQMKFLEQQQEDNRSSKEEVHRLRNKLRTMERIELLLQSQRPEVEEMIREMGVGQAAVEQLAVYCVSLKKEYENLKEARKISSEMTEKQKKELFSVNSKLQKTVSELEKTKEELKSTQKDLKNADKEILSLKKKIDILQDTLKVPSVTRETLSRLVFESPAPVELQHPKLHRPAHSDEINLDDTFDVDTPENHPCRSPFSAAKKQKLDKKQPPVVNLAKKALKETVEGSSHYTAGQNWGDDLEDKTIKGFLPGFIRNSVFSKKPMSGSLLGPHRNVGKVRMGYDGLGGRTKFIQPISPTELRPIPVKSKRNVSRPASAAAPGRACSSSRASLDAFLQ
- the TRAIP gene encoding E3 ubiquitin-protein ligase TRAIP isoform X2, translating into MKEKEKRECQAIVDGLRDTLDVRNATIESLQKVLGETEMLCSSLKKQMKFLEQQQEDNRSSKEEVHRLRNKLRTMERIELLLQSQRPEVEEMIREMGVGQAAVEQLAVYCVSLKKEYENLKEARKISSEMTEKQKKELFSVNSKLQKTVSELEKTKEELKSTQKDLKNADKEILSLKKKIDILQDTLKVPSVTRETLSRLVFESPAPVELQHPKLHRPAHSDEINLDDTFDVDTPENHPCRSPFSAAKKQKLDKKQPPVVNLAKKALKETVEGSSHYTAGQNWGDDLEDKTIKGFLPGFIRNSVFSKKPMSGSLLGPHRNVGKVRMGYDGLGGRTKFIQPISPTELRPIPVKSKRNVSRPASAAAPGRACSSSRASLDAFLQ